A stretch of Rhinopithecus roxellana isolate Shanxi Qingling chromosome 12, ASM756505v1, whole genome shotgun sequence DNA encodes these proteins:
- the LOC115900678 gene encoding cytochrome c oxidase subunit 7B, mitochondrial-like: MFPLVKNALNTLSHLQVQSIQQTMARQSHQKHTPDFHDKYGNAVLASGATFCIAVWTYGATQIGIELNLSPIGRVTPKEWRDQ; this comes from the exons ATGTTTCCCTTGGTCAAAAATGCActa aacacactaAGTCATCTCCAAGTTCAAAGCATTCAGCAAACAATGGCAAGGCAGAGCCACCAGAAACACACACCTGATTTTCACGACAAATATGGTAATGCTGTATTAGCTAGTGGAGCCACTTTCTGTATTGCTGTATGGACATATGGAGCAACACAAATTGGAATAGAATTGAACCTATCCCCTATTGGGAGAGTCACTCCAAAGGAATGGAGAGATCAGTAA